In one window of Nocardioides panacisoli DNA:
- a CDS encoding NADH-quinone oxidoreductase subunit J codes for MSPPVLVDIAFWAVGVVAVVAGVLVFVVDSMARATYALATSFVAVGAALLLMEQTYLGVIVILMMIMEMAVMAVYMVMFMGMNPALMPMTMVHSHRAAIGTAVTAFLVLGGGAVLVPWPTGGAAAGAGVSGVTEALGTAIMESQMLVMMAIGPVMVATIVVGVLLSSSRTRYDRMGDDLDEAPADPPAPSRSARDGGGA; via the coding sequence ATGAGTCCTCCGGTGCTGGTCGACATCGCTTTCTGGGCGGTCGGTGTCGTGGCCGTCGTGGCCGGTGTCCTGGTGTTCGTCGTCGACTCGATGGCTCGCGCGACGTACGCGCTGGCGACGTCCTTCGTCGCCGTCGGTGCTGCTCTGCTGCTGATGGAGCAGACCTACCTGGGCGTGATCGTCATCTTGATGATGATCATGGAGATGGCCGTGATGGCGGTCTACATGGTCATGTTCATGGGGATGAATCCGGCGCTGATGCCGATGACGATGGTGCACTCACACCGTGCCGCGATCGGCACGGCGGTCACCGCGTTCCTCGTCCTGGGAGGAGGGGCCGTGCTGGTGCCGTGGCCGACAGGCGGAGCGGCCGCCGGAGCCGGTGTCTCGGGAGTCACCGAGGCGCTCGGCACGGCGATCATGGAGAGCCAGATGTTGGTGATGATGGCGATCGGCCCGGTCATGGTCGCCACGATCGTGGTCGGGGTGCTGCTCTCGTCGTCCCGCACTCGTTATGACCGGATGGGCGATGATCTGGACGAAGCGCCGGCGGATCCTCCCGCTCCATCTCGCTCCGCTCGCGACGGGGGTGGCGCATGA
- a CDS encoding NADH-quinone oxidoreductase subunit H, with protein MVELVGALAAAAGVTVGCVALAWVSSVAVAYGGGRGWRLALTDPVVETARLVRQRRRRTVEADVLLWRIGGWGLLPVAVLLLALVPWGGFTALPSGHGVVWANALDVAVWALVWLLGWGANSVMGLVGGYRFLALALGYELPLMFALVAPALAAGSLDLGDIAAAQDGVWFGLWMPVALLAYLIGVVGFAVHGPLAAPAGAETAGGVMAELSGPDLLVVRLGRHALLGAGAAVAVPLFLGGGAGPVLPAAAWVALKAVGLTAGLAWCAGRLPTLRVPRLLEPLWVVLLPLVVVQDLVVAIVMEVA; from the coding sequence ATGGTTGAGCTGGTGGGTGCTCTCGCGGCAGCTGCCGGCGTCACTGTGGGGTGCGTGGCGCTGGCCTGGGTGTCGAGCGTGGCGGTGGCGTACGGCGGCGGCCGGGGCTGGCGTCTGGCGTTGACCGACCCGGTGGTGGAGACGGCGCGTCTGGTGCGACAGCGGCGCCGCCGCACTGTCGAGGCCGATGTGTTGTTGTGGCGGATCGGCGGCTGGGGACTGCTTCCGGTTGCGGTCCTGCTCCTCGCGCTGGTCCCGTGGGGCGGCTTCACCGCCCTGCCGTCGGGGCATGGCGTGGTGTGGGCCAATGCGCTGGATGTGGCGGTGTGGGCCCTGGTGTGGCTGCTCGGCTGGGGGGCCAACTCGGTCATGGGCCTCGTCGGGGGGTATCGCTTCCTCGCGCTCGCGCTCGGATACGAGTTGCCGCTGATGTTCGCCTTGGTGGCACCCGCGTTGGCGGCCGGCAGCCTGGATCTCGGCGACATCGCTGCCGCTCAGGACGGTGTGTGGTTCGGCCTGTGGATGCCGGTGGCGCTCCTCGCCTACCTCATCGGTGTGGTGGGTTTCGCTGTTCACGGGCCGTTGGCTGCGCCCGCGGGTGCGGAGACCGCGGGGGGCGTGATGGCAGAGCTGTCGGGGCCGGACCTCCTGGTCGTGCGACTGGGCCGCCATGCTCTGCTGGGCGCGGGTGCCGCGGTGGCGGTGCCGCTGTTCCTGGGTGGTGGAGCAGGTCCCGTACTGCCGGCGGCGGCCTGGGTCGCCCTCAAGGCCGTCGGGTTGACCGCCGGTCTGGCGTGGTGCGCGGGTCGACTTCCCACCCTGCGGGTGCCGCGGCTGTTGGAGCCGCTGTGGGTCGTGCTGTTGCCGTTGGTCGTGGTGCAGGACCTGGTGGTCGCGATCGTGATGGAGGTGGCTTGA
- a CDS encoding NADH-quinone oxidoreductase subunit A: protein MVLVALVAMSALGVLTLWVLHRAVAPAPTALTVLPQASGRVPAQHALSRYHARWYAASVVFLAFDVEMLFMYPWAVVVTDLGVGAVVEMFAFLAVLLAAVAWARREGAFRWA from the coding sequence GTGGTCCTGGTCGCTCTGGTGGCGATGAGCGCGCTCGGCGTGCTCACGTTGTGGGTACTTCACCGTGCCGTGGCCCCGGCGCCCACGGCTCTCACGGTGCTGCCGCAGGCCTCGGGTCGGGTGCCCGCACAGCACGCGCTGTCGCGCTACCACGCGCGTTGGTATGCCGCGAGCGTGGTGTTCCTGGCCTTCGATGTCGAGATGCTGTTCATGTACCCGTGGGCCGTGGTGGTGACCGACCTCGGTGTCGGCGCGGTGGTGGAGATGTTCGCCTTCCTCGCCGTCCTCCTGGCCGCGGTGGCATGGGCGCGTCGTGAGGGTGCGTTCCGATGGGCCTGA
- a CDS encoding heavy metal translocating P-type ATPase, with the protein MNTANDAATSDTSESQIELAIGGMTCASCANRVERKLNKLDGVTATVNYATEKAKISFGDSVDRKSLVSTVEQAGYTALLPPSTPGDTGHAARASDATEDNPVRALRQRLVVSTVLSVPVIAMAMIPSLQFTFWQWLSLTLAAPVVVWGAWPFHRAAWTNLKHATSTMDTLISMGTVAALGWSVYALFFGTAGTPGMTHPFELTVSRTDGSANIYLEAAAGVTTFILAGRYFEARSKRRAGAALRALLELGAKEVSVLRNGREERIGVDQLQVGDMFVVRPGEKVATDGTILEGSSAVDASMLTGESMPVEVAPGDTVVGATVNAGGRIVVEATRIGSDTQLAQMAKLVEDAQNGKAEAQRLADRISGVFVPIVIALAVATLGFWIGNGAGLNAAFTAAVSVLIIACPCALGLATPTALMVGTGRGAQLGILIKGPEVLENTRRIDTVVLDKTGTVTTGQMALLDAIAAQGQDRGELLRLAGALEEASEHPIAQAIAKGATAEVGTLPRVENFANIEGLGVQGTVEGHAVLVGRSRLLDERSQHLSPELEQAMQAAAEQGQTAVAVGWGGEARGVLVVADSVKPTSAEAIAQLRDLGLTPVLLTGDNATVATAVAEEVGIDVGPETVIAEVMPSDKVDVVARLQGQGKQVAMVGDGVNDAAALAQADLGLAMGTGTDVAIEASDLTLVRGDLGAAVDAIRLSRRTLSTIKGNLFWAFAYNVAALPLAAAGLLNPMLAGAAMAFSSVFVVSNSLRLRRFRALADDQHLVTPESPVAAAGR; encoded by the coding sequence ATGAACACCGCGAATGATGCCGCCACAAGCGACACGAGCGAGAGTCAGATCGAACTCGCCATTGGTGGGATGACCTGCGCTTCCTGCGCGAACCGGGTCGAGCGCAAACTCAACAAGCTCGACGGCGTGACCGCCACGGTCAACTACGCGACCGAGAAGGCCAAGATCTCCTTCGGCGACAGCGTCGACCGCAAGTCCCTGGTCTCAACGGTCGAGCAGGCGGGCTACACGGCACTGCTGCCCCCGTCGACGCCCGGCGACACCGGTCATGCCGCAAGGGCAAGCGATGCGACCGAGGACAATCCAGTCCGCGCGCTGCGGCAACGACTCGTAGTGTCGACGGTGCTCTCGGTGCCAGTGATCGCGATGGCGATGATCCCTTCACTGCAGTTCACCTTTTGGCAGTGGCTCTCCCTCACCTTGGCAGCCCCGGTCGTCGTGTGGGGTGCCTGGCCGTTCCACCGCGCTGCTTGGACCAACCTCAAGCACGCCACCTCGACCATGGACACCTTGATCTCCATGGGCACCGTGGCTGCGCTGGGTTGGTCGGTCTATGCGCTGTTCTTCGGGACGGCCGGAACCCCGGGCATGACACACCCCTTCGAGCTGACCGTGTCCCGCACCGATGGGTCAGCGAACATCTACCTCGAAGCGGCCGCCGGCGTCACGACCTTCATCCTCGCCGGCCGCTACTTCGAGGCACGGTCCAAGCGACGGGCAGGCGCCGCACTCCGGGCGCTGCTGGAACTGGGCGCCAAGGAAGTCTCCGTGCTCCGCAATGGCCGGGAGGAGCGCATCGGCGTCGACCAACTGCAGGTGGGTGACATGTTCGTCGTCCGACCGGGTGAGAAGGTCGCCACCGACGGCACCATCCTCGAGGGCTCCTCGGCAGTGGACGCGTCGATGCTCACCGGTGAGTCGATGCCGGTCGAGGTCGCTCCCGGCGACACGGTGGTCGGTGCCACCGTGAATGCAGGGGGACGCATCGTGGTCGAGGCCACGCGCATCGGCTCCGACACCCAGTTGGCCCAGATGGCCAAGCTCGTCGAGGACGCCCAGAACGGCAAGGCCGAGGCTCAGCGGTTGGCCGACCGGATCTCGGGAGTCTTCGTTCCGATCGTGATCGCCCTGGCCGTGGCCACGCTCGGGTTCTGGATCGGCAACGGGGCGGGGCTCAATGCGGCGTTCACCGCGGCGGTCTCGGTACTGATCATCGCCTGCCCGTGCGCCCTCGGCCTGGCCACGCCGACTGCGCTCATGGTGGGCACCGGCCGCGGCGCCCAGCTCGGCATCCTGATCAAGGGCCCGGAGGTGTTGGAGAACACCCGCCGCATCGACACCGTCGTACTGGACAAGACCGGCACAGTGACGACCGGCCAGATGGCCCTGCTCGACGCCATCGCGGCCCAGGGACAGGACCGCGGCGAGCTGCTGCGGCTGGCCGGAGCACTGGAGGAGGCTTCCGAGCATCCCATTGCCCAGGCCATCGCCAAAGGCGCCACCGCCGAGGTCGGCACCCTGCCTCGGGTCGAGAACTTCGCCAACATCGAGGGCCTCGGTGTGCAGGGCACTGTGGAGGGTCATGCGGTCCTGGTCGGACGCTCCCGGCTGCTCGATGAACGGTCCCAACACCTCTCCCCGGAGCTGGAACAAGCCATGCAAGCCGCCGCCGAGCAAGGCCAGACGGCGGTCGCGGTCGGCTGGGGCGGCGAGGCTCGCGGCGTGCTCGTCGTCGCTGACTCCGTCAAGCCAACCTCTGCCGAGGCGATCGCACAGTTGCGTGATCTCGGGCTCACCCCGGTGCTGCTCACCGGAGACAACGCCACCGTCGCGACTGCGGTGGCCGAGGAGGTCGGCATCGATGTCGGTCCGGAGACGGTGATCGCCGAGGTCATGCCCTCCGACAAGGTCGACGTGGTCGCGCGGCTGCAGGGCCAGGGCAAGCAGGTCGCCATGGTCGGCGATGGCGTCAACGACGCCGCGGCGCTGGCCCAGGCCGACCTCGGTCTGGCGATGGGTACGGGCACCGACGTCGCCATCGAGGCCAGCGACCTGACGCTGGTCCGCGGGGACCTGGGCGCCGCCGTCGACGCGATCCGCCTGTCCCGGCGCACGCTGTCGACCATCAAGGGCAACCTGTTCTGGGCCTTCGCCTACAACGTGGCCGCCCTACCCCTGGCCGCGGCGGGCCTGCTCAACCCGATGCTGGCCGGCGCCGCGATGGCGTTCTCGTCGGTCTTCGTCGTCTCCAACAGTCTCCGGCTCCGGCGCTTCCGAGCACTGGCCGACGACCAGCACCTCGTGACGCCGGAGAGCCCCGTCGCCGCAGCCGGGCGGTGA
- a CDS encoding heavy-metal-associated domain-containing protein, with protein sequence MSTATYTVVGMTCGHCVSSVTEEVSEVAGVTDVAVDLDTGTMTVTGDAPIDDGSVRGAVAEAGYEIAD encoded by the coding sequence ATGAGCACAGCCACCTACACCGTGGTCGGCATGACCTGCGGGCACTGCGTCAGTTCAGTCACCGAAGAGGTCAGCGAGGTGGCGGGCGTCACCGACGTCGCCGTCGACCTCGACACGGGCACGATGACCGTGACCGGCGATGCTCCGATCGACGACGGCAGCGTCCGCGGAGCGGTCGCGGAAGCTGGCTACGAGATCGCGGACTGA
- a CDS encoding metal-sensitive transcriptional regulator, whose product MSTDSDDATERGYIQSKDAYLRRLRRIEGQARGLQRMVEEEKYCIDILTQVSAMTKALQSVSLGLLEEHLSHCVVNAAASGGSDVDEKVREASEAIARLVRST is encoded by the coding sequence ATGAGCACGGACTCCGATGACGCCACCGAGCGTGGCTACATCCAGAGCAAGGACGCCTACCTGCGGCGGCTTCGGCGCATCGAAGGTCAGGCTCGTGGTCTGCAGCGGATGGTCGAAGAGGAGAAGTACTGCATCGACATCCTCACCCAGGTCTCAGCCATGACGAAGGCGCTGCAATCGGTGTCGCTGGGGCTTCTGGAGGAGCACCTGAGCCATTGCGTGGTCAACGCGGCGGCGAGCGGCGGCAGCGATGTCGACGAGAAGGTGCGCGAAGCCTCGGAGGCGATCGCGCGCTTGGTGCGGTCCACCTGA
- a CDS encoding FMN-binding glutamate synthase family protein, with translation MLRFYLFGVLAFLAVVTVFAGAVGGLAWWLLVAVTGALLVLGIYDVVQTRHSILRNYPILGHVRYLLEGIRPELQQYFIERNYDGRPFDRDTRTAIYQRAKGTKGQHPFGTERDVYRIGYEYLVHSAHPKPRMEVTPSVRIGGRDCALPYDIALANISSMSFGSLSSHAVEAMNRGAAAGGFAHETGEGGISPYHRHGGDLVWEIGSGYFGCRTPDGHFDEQQYVDVVRDEQVKMTSIKLSQGAKPGLGGVLPGAKVNREIAATRGIPVGETCVSPPYHSAFGTPRELLHFVARLRELSEGRPVGFKLCVGSRVDVLAIAKAMVAEDIRPDFIVVDGAEGGTGAAPLAYQDHVGMPLTEGLMTVHEVLTGVGLRETIKIGAAGKVTDGMDIVKRLIQGADYTLSARAMMMAVGCIQAQTCHTNTCPVGVATQDPKRVRALHVPSKAERVTRYQDGIVVQATQVLASMGLDSFDQLAPRMLRRQIDHGKVASYAELFDRLEPGQLLDNPPPAWREEWEAATADRFTP, from the coding sequence GTGTTGCGTTTCTACCTTTTCGGGGTCCTGGCTTTCCTCGCGGTGGTTACCGTCTTTGCCGGCGCGGTGGGCGGGCTGGCCTGGTGGTTGCTGGTGGCCGTGACAGGTGCCCTGCTCGTGCTCGGCATTTATGACGTGGTCCAGACCCGGCACTCGATCCTGCGCAACTACCCGATCCTGGGGCACGTGCGCTATCTGCTGGAGGGGATCCGGCCCGAGTTGCAGCAGTACTTCATCGAGCGCAACTACGACGGTCGCCCCTTCGACCGCGACACCCGCACGGCGATCTATCAACGGGCCAAGGGCACTAAGGGGCAGCATCCCTTCGGCACCGAGCGCGACGTCTACCGGATCGGCTACGAGTACCTCGTGCACTCCGCCCATCCCAAGCCCCGGATGGAGGTGACCCCCTCGGTCCGCATCGGTGGCCGCGACTGCGCCCTCCCTTACGACATTGCCCTGGCCAACATCTCCTCGATGAGCTTCGGGTCGCTGAGCTCGCATGCCGTGGAGGCGATGAACCGCGGCGCCGCGGCCGGTGGCTTCGCGCACGAGACTGGCGAGGGCGGGATCTCGCCGTACCACCGGCACGGCGGTGACCTGGTGTGGGAGATCGGGTCGGGCTACTTCGGGTGCCGCACACCTGACGGCCATTTCGACGAGCAGCAGTACGTCGACGTCGTCCGCGACGAGCAGGTCAAGATGACCAGCATCAAGCTGAGCCAGGGCGCGAAGCCGGGGCTCGGCGGCGTACTCCCGGGGGCGAAGGTGAACCGCGAGATCGCCGCCACCCGTGGGATCCCCGTCGGGGAGACGTGCGTGTCGCCGCCCTACCACTCGGCCTTCGGCACCCCGCGGGAGTTGCTGCACTTCGTCGCCCGGCTGCGTGAGCTCTCCGAGGGGCGACCGGTGGGATTCAAGCTCTGCGTCGGCTCGCGGGTCGACGTGCTGGCCATCGCCAAGGCGATGGTCGCCGAGGACATCCGGCCGGACTTCATCGTCGTGGACGGCGCCGAGGGTGGCACCGGTGCGGCACCGCTGGCCTATCAGGACCACGTGGGCATGCCGCTGACCGAGGGGTTGATGACCGTGCACGAGGTGCTCACCGGAGTCGGTCTGCGCGAGACCATCAAGATCGGCGCCGCCGGCAAGGTGACCGACGGCATGGACATCGTCAAACGGCTCATCCAGGGCGCCGACTACACCCTCTCCGCGCGGGCGATGATGATGGCCGTGGGGTGCATTCAGGCCCAGACCTGTCACACCAACACGTGTCCGGTAGGTGTCGCCACCCAAGATCCCAAGCGCGTGCGGGCGCTCCACGTGCCGTCCAAGGCCGAACGGGTGACCCGCTACCAGGACGGGATCGTCGTGCAGGCCACCCAGGTGCTCGCCTCGATGGGACTGGACTCCTTCGACCAACTGGCGCCGCGCATGCTGCGTCGCCAGATCGACCACGGGAAGGTCGCCAGCTACGCCGAGCTCTTTGATCGGCTCGAGCCCGGCCAACTGCTCGACAACCCGCCGCCGGCGTGGCGGGAGGAGTGGGAGGCCGCGACGGCCGACCGCTTCACGCCCTGA
- a CDS encoding thiamine pyrophosphate-dependent enzyme, whose product MSTVAEMIVEALDEHGVRTVWGIVGDALNPFSDAIRRNDGVDWVGVRHEEVAAFAAGAQAQLTGRVGVCMGTVGPGAIHLLNGLYDARKSHAPVLAIVGQVPREEIGSDFFQEVDNDALFADVASWTRTVTEVAQMPHLLEEAVNAAYERPGVAVLSVPGDVGGLDLPRHTEPPRFARPARPSAAAPDAVSEAAAVLQDAERVTLLVGQGAREAREQVLALAERLQAPMVLSLKAKDGFDDDNPYEIGQSGLIGNPATAEAFASCDVLFLLGTDFPYREFLPDDVTVIQLDSRVGHIGRRTPVAHPLVGDTAATLDELLPLLAAQQSGRHLAAARRIYQEWGKAQARLADPAHDETLAGRVRSTVDNPDDRIRPEVVAAALERHAAPDAVFTTDTGMPTVWLSRFIRMTGDRRLLGSYNLGSMANAMPQALGVQALERERQVIALSGDGGITMLLGDLLTAVTYELPITVVVFNNERLGMVKLEMEQVGMPEFGTQLDHPDLAGVARAMGWHGVRVTDPKDVDGAIADAVAHPGPVLLDVLINADEVAVPSRPTLEQGWGFAIAKTKEFLTSRE is encoded by the coding sequence ATGAGCACTGTCGCGGAGATGATCGTCGAAGCGCTCGACGAACACGGCGTACGCACTGTGTGGGGCATCGTCGGTGACGCACTCAATCCCTTCTCCGACGCGATCCGGCGCAACGACGGCGTCGACTGGGTCGGCGTCCGGCACGAGGAGGTCGCCGCCTTCGCGGCCGGAGCACAGGCCCAGCTGACCGGCCGCGTCGGCGTGTGCATGGGCACCGTCGGCCCCGGCGCGATCCACCTGCTCAACGGCCTCTACGACGCCCGGAAGTCACATGCGCCAGTCCTGGCCATCGTCGGCCAGGTGCCCCGGGAGGAGATCGGCTCGGACTTCTTCCAGGAGGTCGACAACGACGCGCTGTTCGCCGACGTCGCCTCGTGGACGCGCACGGTCACCGAGGTGGCACAAATGCCTCACCTGCTCGAGGAGGCGGTCAATGCGGCCTATGAGCGTCCCGGTGTCGCGGTGCTCTCCGTGCCCGGCGATGTCGGCGGACTCGACCTGCCGCGCCACACCGAGCCGCCGCGCTTCGCCCGGCCGGCCCGTCCCTCCGCGGCCGCACCCGACGCCGTCTCCGAAGCGGCGGCAGTGCTGCAGGACGCCGAACGGGTCACGCTCCTGGTCGGTCAGGGAGCCCGTGAAGCTCGTGAGCAGGTTCTAGCTCTCGCTGAACGTCTTCAGGCGCCCATGGTGCTGTCGTTGAAGGCCAAGGACGGCTTCGACGACGACAACCCTTACGAGATCGGGCAGTCCGGCCTGATCGGCAACCCTGCGACGGCCGAGGCGTTCGCCTCCTGTGACGTGCTCTTCCTCCTCGGCACCGACTTCCCTTACCGAGAGTTCCTGCCCGACGACGTCACCGTCATCCAGTTGGACAGCAGGGTCGGCCACATCGGCCGGCGTACGCCGGTGGCCCACCCGCTCGTCGGCGACACCGCCGCCACACTCGATGAGTTGCTCCCACTGTTGGCGGCGCAACAGAGTGGTCGCCATCTCGCTGCCGCGCGGCGCATCTATCAGGAGTGGGGCAAGGCGCAGGCCAGACTGGCCGATCCGGCCCACGACGAGACACTGGCCGGTCGAGTCCGCAGCACTGTGGACAACCCCGACGATCGCATTCGGCCCGAGGTGGTCGCTGCTGCGCTCGAGCGTCACGCCGCGCCCGATGCTGTCTTCACCACCGACACCGGCATGCCGACGGTGTGGTTGTCGCGGTTCATCCGGATGACCGGCGATCGGCGCCTACTCGGCTCCTACAACCTGGGGTCGATGGCCAACGCGATGCCGCAGGCCCTGGGCGTGCAGGCCCTGGAACGAGAACGCCAAGTGATCGCACTGTCGGGCGATGGTGGCATCACGATGCTATTGGGCGACCTGCTCACCGCGGTCACCTACGAGCTGCCGATCACGGTGGTGGTGTTCAACAACGAGCGATTGGGCATGGTCAAGCTCGAGATGGAACAGGTCGGCATGCCGGAGTTCGGAACCCAGCTGGATCACCCCGACTTGGCAGGCGTGGCGCGTGCGATGGGATGGCACGGCGTGCGGGTCACCGACCCCAAGGACGTCGATGGTGCGATCGCCGACGCCGTGGCCCATCCGGGGCCGGTGCTGCTCGACGTGCTCATCAATGCCGACGAGGTCGCCGTGCCGAGCAGGCCCACCCTCGAGCAGGGCTGGGGCTTCGCCATTGCCAAGACCAAGGAGTTCCTGACCAGCCGCGAGTAG
- a CDS encoding cation transporter, which yields MSGTVTPADTERLTRRGMRLAQFTVAYNVIEGAVAITAGLLAGLVSVVGFGIDSAIESIAGVLVALRLSARLRHGVADEAKERRALRMVALTFFLLAAYVTFEGIRSLVEGEAPESSPVAIVLLAASVIVMPVLAAAKKRVALALGGDQLILADAAETRICVLLSISTLLAVGLFQITGAAWLDPVAGFVIALFAIHEGREAWEGELVEGQDDAN from the coding sequence ATGAGCGGCACCGTGACCCCGGCAGACACCGAAAGACTGACCCGCCGCGGCATGCGGTTGGCGCAGTTCACCGTCGCGTACAACGTCATCGAAGGCGCGGTCGCCATTACCGCGGGCCTACTGGCCGGGCTCGTGTCGGTCGTCGGGTTCGGCATCGACTCCGCGATCGAGTCCATCGCCGGCGTGCTGGTGGCGCTACGTCTGTCGGCCCGCCTTCGCCACGGCGTGGCCGATGAGGCCAAGGAGCGCCGCGCGCTGCGGATGGTCGCGTTGACGTTCTTTCTCCTGGCCGCCTATGTCACCTTCGAGGGCATCCGCAGTCTGGTCGAGGGCGAGGCCCCCGAGAGTTCACCGGTGGCCATCGTGCTGCTGGCTGCGTCGGTGATCGTGATGCCGGTGCTGGCCGCCGCCAAGAAGCGGGTCGCGTTGGCGTTGGGCGGGGACCAACTGATCCTGGCCGACGCCGCCGAGACTCGCATCTGTGTGCTGTTGAGCATCTCTACCCTGCTCGCCGTCGGGCTGTTCCAGATCACCGGTGCCGCCTGGCTGGATCCCGTTGCCGGGTTCGTCATCGCGCTCTTCGCCATCCACGAAGGCCGCGAGGCTTGGGAAGGCGAACTGGTGGAGGGCCAAGATGACGCGAACTGA
- a CDS encoding ArsR/SmtB family transcription factor, with amino-acid sequence MTIDTTSPAAGVALFRSLGDPTRLGIIQRLAHGEARVTDLVSDLGLAQSTISAHLACLRDCHLVTSRAAGRQVFYALAYPELLDFLRAAEALLALTGEQVTLCPNYGSQTVQSRRATV; translated from the coding sequence ATGACGATTGATACCACATCTCCGGCAGCAGGGGTTGCCCTGTTCCGCTCCCTGGGGGACCCCACCCGCCTGGGGATCATCCAACGACTGGCACACGGGGAGGCGCGGGTAACTGACCTGGTCAGCGACCTGGGCCTGGCGCAATCCACCATCTCGGCACACCTGGCGTGCCTACGCGACTGTCACCTCGTGACCAGCCGCGCCGCCGGACGACAGGTTTTCTACGCCCTGGCTTACCCCGAGTTGCTCGACTTCCTGCGCGCCGCGGAGGCCCTGCTGGCGCTCACCGGAGAGCAGGTCACCCTGTGTCCCAACTACGGCAGCCAGACCGTCCAATCGCGGAGGGCGACCGTATGA
- a CDS encoding class I SAM-dependent methyltransferase: MNRLETMAVNSPPRRALQRYVETPILRRLGGRAAGAHALEIGCGSGYGSKLILDQFGAASLDAIDLDPAMVERARRRLHRYGDRSRVEQGSVTDLVTVAGSTEPVYDAVFDFAIIHHIDDWRAALHEVWRVLKPGGRLYFVEVTATALARPSYRRLFDHPEHDRFSAGEFLAGLNSAGLDVAERWTTIVGGDYLLGVAHR, from the coding sequence ATGAACCGGCTTGAGACCATGGCGGTCAACAGCCCGCCACGCCGAGCACTTCAGCGGTACGTCGAGACGCCGATCCTGCGTCGACTGGGCGGTCGCGCCGCAGGGGCCCACGCGCTGGAGATCGGCTGCGGTTCCGGGTATGGCAGCAAGCTGATCCTGGACCAGTTCGGCGCGGCCAGCCTCGACGCCATCGACCTAGATCCGGCGATGGTGGAGCGAGCGCGACGACGGTTGCACCGCTATGGGGACCGGTCCCGCGTCGAGCAGGGCAGCGTCACCGACCTCGTCACGGTCGCGGGCAGCACCGAGCCCGTCTATGACGCCGTGTTCGACTTCGCGATCATCCACCACATCGACGACTGGCGCGCCGCACTGCACGAGGTGTGGCGCGTGCTCAAACCAGGCGGGAGGCTCTACTTCGTCGAGGTCACCGCCACCGCCCTCGCCCGACCCAGCTACCGCCGGCTGTTCGACCACCCCGAGCACGACCGGTTCTCCGCTGGCGAGTTCCTCGCCGGACTGAACAGCGCAGGGCTGGATGTCGCGGAGCGGTGGACCACGATCGTTGGTGGCGACTACCTCCTGGGCGTGGCCCACCGCTAG